gcgcggcgctttgggACCAAAACGCCGCGTTATGAGCATAGCGGGGCGTTTTGgggtttttttaaattttttaaaattgtattTAATTAACAAACGGATCAATAAATAGTCTAAATTTGCCGTTTTTTCCtttatacatcattttttaatatatatggactatacggcaagttccggatcaaatcggttacgtgtgatgtcttattccgttatctcgtatcatttaggtttgaaatcacaagtactcctgtgagaagtgttatgtgtatcagccgcctaccgtacatgaacatgacgtattttttcattaattgcagtattatgatgtatattgtcatttcgggtcgtacaagtgcgtattgaatccgattgggtcgtgtcggtgacattcggtttttaacgtgatgtaacgcgtatattgaacaaacacaaacgtggttattattaaacacatttaagatacacaaacacaaacgtgattattattaaacacatttaagatacaCCGTGAACATATGGGGTTGCATTAAGGTCAGGGGCACGATACGTAAGCATTTCGTACGTGTTGATCTGATCCATGTATAATGTATGCCAGGCTGCTGCGCGCTCTGTTCTGTTCGCTGTCCAGAGTAGGTttgggggaggcattggataacaacctccaagctctacatgtatgaaatgCCCCTTGTCGACGAACACAACCGCAACTACCAGGTGAGGTTCCTCAGCTTCGTTTGGGCCGCCCAGCATAGGAAAAATTGTATCGCTCCCACGAAtgtcgaaggtgtgaacaatcacaccgtaTCGTTGGGCAATAAGAAACCCCGTCTCAAGCATCGACATGTAATTTTCGATACCTGCTCGTCCCACCCCCTTGAAATCGATCCGTTTAACCAGCGCATCATAATGTCCTACATTTTCCGGATCGAAAACCTGCCTCCAAAGCGATTCGTTCATACGTAACTCCATTAGAAGCTGTTCCCGGATcttcaaatatgaattttgtttcactcctaacccaacagccaccgatctaaatccacaatgaccatctggtttcacgtcctttattttaacgatgtatggatggatcactttgggaatctgagatgcgtagttgcggatcgctatatccgtcttaggaccgagcttgatattcgggaaatcagggtgtaggtTGAGCGGTTTGGTATTCTTTCCTCTGCAAGAATCTTCGGCTGATATGTACGAGCTGTGACGGGGAAGATCGTCTGAGGCATCGACCCAAGTTTCTTCTGACGGAATGTAAGAGCTTTGTCTAGCAGCTTcaacctttctttcttcctgcgttttcaatgttggtcgaccacgagttttcttcagaacagcaggaggttttttgttactgttccctggattgaggatttgctgaaacttttcaaagaagctccttttcacttgagggggtgttggatcgatctgttttttcaatttttcaaattccgcGTCTACATCAATATCCTCTATTttattccttgcaggcttgaagtcaagcttcttccaaaacacgtctatgtgtgtgatccggatttgctgacctgtggatgaaaacaaattaggtggcaaaatcataacgagaaagttcaaaaataataattacctttattttccaacttttccaaacgacaggcacatggcaaactacagctggtaaaaagttggcaaccacagcttgcaccgtaggctctcaacccgtcttccttacgctttagttccatactcaaaagctcaatcgcatatattgaaacctttctgagaatatatgcaagcatgggctgcttcttgtggtgcgtcatcacttttcggaggcttgtttcaaaggtacttctaatctcggcgtattgtttagcaacaacatgatcaacatacagtacaagtttatccagtgtgttgcgatgacttggaaagtgactttttaatgttgcatgcatgctctcaaccctgttggtcgtagtctggtgaaagttgatagtttggttaatccagcaagatacaaacttttcatggtacggatccaaccaagatttcttcatataatcataaacctctaaaattaaaaaacgtaaatagtcagtttttgttattatataaaatttgaacataattatgtaagaaatactcacGTTCACGGTCAGCTTCTTTCAGTTGTGCTTCAAAGTTTTCCAAGTTATACATGTATATTTCCTCGGTCGTAGActcgcacaatgtccaaaatgtacgtacgaattctttccactccttgtcagagaatttcttcttgctgttcttattaatattttgttgaatatggaaccgacaaagatacttatgcgcttttggaaaaacttgttcacacgcgttcattagcgcaaaatccctgtctgttaaaatcacgcgcggttccatacatcctgccagcatagacttgatcctctgcaacacccataggtagttctctgacttctcGGCGGAAATTACAgcacaagcagccgtaaacgatttgtttgtcgacgtcatgcctacgacctgaacaaatggcaggttgtacatgttcgttttgtatgtggcgtcaatcattagcacatgcgggaaggcacaccacatagtgaatgatttttcgtgaacaaagaagacgtcttcaacttcgttcgatatctcattcgtgcgcatgtaataagtgtaatttttttcgataagaatgttttcaagtttttgcatcggagacttaccgacatttttttcgacgttgatcttctgaacagcgttgtgtatatctttcggaataagctttctagccggattgttttttgtcagcgttcgccaaatactttggttgcgaatatcttgctctgccaactccttaaccagttttttgtcctctgaagaaagccttctcgcatacgcgtgaccctcgaagttttcaataggagtgtggttatgcttcgccttcgtcacctcgatcctcc
This is a stretch of genomic DNA from Helianthus annuus cultivar XRQ/B chromosome 16, HanXRQr2.0-SUNRISE, whole genome shotgun sequence. It encodes these proteins:
- the LOC118488429 gene encoding PKS-NRPS hybrid synthetase CHGG_01239-like, producing the protein MSWFSNYLFGDYSDESVVPDSYEGTAISDSFEKPVSSNLRETEVVSGIRYRDNTVQLDLNTPVEDHYAQQGYSNFGYGGEYSFVQQECYPNDSYGCQQGYSNFGYGGEQSFVQQECYPNQSYGCEQSFEHQVYSNLGDDGEPEDVSVDEEGCYPVTFSFDTTQTFSSRKELVRWVQDTAKDNGYLIVTKRSNKRGENYKIWFQCTFGGEHKSVATQRKTGSKKIGCPFEMIGLSESSGSVWRIEVTKAKHNHTPIENFEGHAYARRLSSEDKKLVKELAEQDIRNQSIWRTLTKNNPARKLIPKDIHNAVQKINVEKNVGKSPMQKLENILIEKNYTYYMRTNEISNEVEDVFFVHEKSFTMWCAFPHVLMIDATYKTNMYNLPFVQVVGMTSTNKSFTAACAVISAEKSENYLWVLQRIKSMLAGCMEPRVILTDRDFALMNACEQVFPKAHKYLCRFHIQQNINKNSKKKFSDKEWKEFVRTFWTLCESTTEEIYMYNLENFEAQLKEADREQVYDYMKKSWLDPYHEKFVSCWINQTINFHQTTTNRVESMHATLKSHFPSHRNTLDKLVLYVDHVVAKQYAEIRSTFETSLRKVMTHHKKQPMLAYILRKVSIYAIELLSMELKRKEDGLRAYGASCGCQLFTSCSLPCACRLEKLENKGQQIRITHIDVFWKKLDFKPARNKIEDIDVDAEFEKLKKQIDPTPPQVKRSFFEKFQQILNPGNSNKKPPAVLKKTRGRPTLKTQEERKVEAARQSSYIPSEETWVDASDDLPRHSSYISAEDSCRGKNTKPLNLHPDFPNIKLGPKTDIAIRNYASQIPKVIHPYIVKIKDVKPDGHCGFRSVAVGLGVKQNSYLKIREQLLMELRMNESLWRQVFDPENVGHYDALVKRIDFKGVGRAGIENYMSMLETGFLIAQRYGVIVHTFDIRGSDTIFPMLGGPNEAEEPHLVVAVVFVDKGHFIHVELGGCYPMPPPNLLWTANRTERAAAWHTLYMDQINTYEMLTYRAPDLNATPYVHGVS